The Rugosibacter aromaticivorans region TTGATAGCGCCGCCGACCCGGAAAAAGCACTCGCTATTGTTGAAAATTCCAAAACGCAGCGGCTGGGCACATGCAATACCGCCGAGTCCCTCCTCATCGCCCGCCCGATGGCGGCAAGCTTGTTGCCGAAAATCGCGGCGATGCTCACTGCACGCGGGATTGAGATTCGTGGCTGCGACGAGACGCGGGCACTGGTGAGAGAAGCCAAACCTGCGAACGAAGAAGATTACGCCACCGAATATCTCGCGGCGATCATCTCCTGCAAAGTAGTGGCCGATGTCGAGGAGGCAATCGCTCACATCAACAAATACTCATCAGCCCACACCGAAGCCATCGTCACTGAAAACTACACCACGGCACTGCGTTTTTTGCGCGAAGTGGATTCCGCTTCAGTCATGGTGAACGCCTCAACACGCTTTGCCGATGGCTTTGAATATGGCCTGGGTGCCGAGATCGGTATTTCCACCGACAAGTTCCACGCCCGCGGGCCCGTGGGCCTGGAAGGGCTCACCTCGCAGAAGTGGATCGTGCTGGGCAACGGCGAAGTGCGCGGGTAAATCCATCACGGCGGTACCTTCGCGGTACCTTCGCGGCGTCAATGCGCCGCCTTTGTCGTCTGACCGCCGTCTCGCCAGCGCCGAGTTTTGCGCGACGCATCGCCAGTGCGCACTGAAGAAAGTACCTTTGAGGTGCGGTGGGATTATCGTTAGTCTTGCGAATTAATTCGAACCTGACCCTTTGATTTTGCAACGCGTGATGAGACGGGGAACGGCCTCGGCCTGTTGGGGGGTGATCAGCAGGTGCACATGGTTGGTCATCAACGCATAAGCATGTAGCGCGCAGTGTTCTTTTCTCAGGGCTTCGCCCAGCCAATACAGATAGGCTTGATAGTCTTCTTCGCCCAAGAAGCAGGGTTCGCAGTTATGCCCGCGCCACAGGATGTGCAGCGGGATACCATCAAGATGGATGCGGGGGCGGCGAGGCATGGAGTTCTCTCTGGGCTTTGAATCCGCTCATCGCAAAAGTGGATTCAGTTAGCGGCCTTGTCCAATTCCTCTCGCACGATACGGCGCAGATCGGCTTCGATGTGCTCGCCTTCGACTGCCCGACGCAAGGTGTCGTTGATCAATGTCTGATATCCGCGTTCCCCCGCAAGGGATTTGAAGTGCGCCACGATCGGCGTATCGAGCATGATATTGATGCGTTTCTTTTCAACGCGGGCACGCACCGCCGCCTGCCAGCCTGTACGCCCGATATCCTTGCCGGCGACGCGGAATTTAGCCCGGTCAAAGTCTTTCTGACCGAGCTTCGGGGCGTCGTCAGAAATAACCGGCGTTTTGGTAGTAGAGGTCCGTTTCATCGCTATCTGCCTTTCGCATCGAAATAATCCGAATCTGGTCGTCTGATTCGACATGAACCACCACGACCACCATCACCTTCAGCAATCCAACGCCGATCATGCGCTGTTCGCCGTAGTGCTTGCGGTTATCCTCGATCAACACCATGGGGCCGGAAAATACTTGCTCCACGTCGGCAAAGTCCAGACCGTGTTTCTTCAGGTTGGCTTTGCGCTTGGATTCGCTCCAGGTAAATCGCATGGCGAAATTATACACACCAAAATATGTATGAAAAGAGGCCGATATTATTGCGCCTTCGAAAGCAGAATGATGCCCAGAACTGCTCACCACAAGTTGTGACTATGGCCCGCTGGACGAGGTGGAGGGGACACTATCAAGATGCATGCGAAAGCAGCGCATGAAACAACGTAGAAAAACCAATCATTCCACGACTTTTACCTGCGCCCCCGGTGTGATCACACCATCAGGATAAACGCCATTCATCAGGCGCAGTTGCGCTTCCGAATGCGGCAATGTAGTGGGGGATCGCTTGGCCAACTGAGCAAGGCCCCCTTGCGGCAATGCGGCTAGACACAGCCTCCAGGGGCGGGCCAGGGAGCGATCCTTGTCGTTGATCGCACGAAAGGTTTTTTCCGCCGCGAGCAGCGTTTCACGTTCGCGTTGCAAGACGTCTGCGCTCTTGGCGGCATGCAAGAAAAGATAGGGGTGTTTATCTGGCCCGGTGACTAACGTGGCATCGACTTGTTGCGATCCTTCTTGCGCCCCGTCTTTTACGCGAGCGGTGCCAACAAAGCTGGTCGCCGCAAAGCCATTGATGGTTGTCTGCGTCGTGCGCCCATTGATCGGGTTAAAAATCGTGCGCAGGATATCCGCGTGCGTCGCCCCCGCATCCGCTGGCACGGTGCGCATGATCAGTGCCGCATCGCCTGCGCCGTTAGTCATGATGAGCGCTTCCGACGTATTTTTTATCCGCCAGCCGGCAGGTGCGGTGAGCGCAAAACCCAGCGGTTCGTGGAAAAACTGCTGGCCCCGGGTGACGCCTTCTTCGCGGCTTTCACCAAAGGGGATGCTATCGATCGCTTTGAGATAACGCTCGCGTCCGTTTTCCGCGTGTGGGTCTTGATGCAGCAAGGCCGTTTGGCGGATGTCGTCCAGACGCTGGTCGTTGCTGGGGTGCGAAGCTAACCAGTCTGCTTGCGGTGGCACCGGGCGCCCTTCTTTGCGCGCCATGTCAGCGGCAAACTGCGCTTGATTTTTCAGCATGCGAATGACATCAATCATGCGGGCGGAATCGTAATGATTGCGGGCAAGGTATTCGGCGCCCAGCTGGTCGGCTTGTGACTCCTGCTCGCGGCTGTAGGAGGCGATATAGCCTGCGGCAGTGATTTGCGACACCTGATTGGTCAGATCGCCTGCTCCACCATAGCCTTTACTCTCCAGCACGGCACCGAGCACATTGGCCAGCAGCACGCCCACACCGGCAGCCTGCTGGCGCGTGGCGCGCTGCGAAGCATGGCGTGCGGCAACGTGGCCGATCTCATGCCCCAGCACGCCAGCGAGCTCGGCCTCATCATTGAGATAGGCAAGAATGCCGCGCGTGATATAGACATACCCACCGGGCAAGGCAAACGCATTGACCTCGGGACTGTCGAGTACCGTAAAGTGCCATTCGAGGTTGCCTCGGTGCGAGGCTTTGGCAAGCCGTTGCCCCACGCTATTGACGTAGGCTTGAAGCGGCGGGTTATCCAGCGCACGATATTCTTTCAACACTTCCTGATGTGCTTTTTGTCCCTCCTGCAGCTCGCTGCGCTCATCCATCACCGTGTGTTCATATTGCCCCGTCACCGGATTGCGTACATTGGCGCAGGCGGCAAGAAAAACCAAGGTAACGACAGAAAGACCGGTGCGGAATTTCATTTTGAATATCCAGAATGACTATTTACGGGCGGTTTCATTTCGCACAACGTCACACACTCATACAACGTCATGCAGACAAAAGCTGACGCAGCACAAACGGCAAGATGCCGCCATGCCGGTAGTAATCAACTTCAATCGGTGTATCGATCCGCAAGCGGAGTGCGATGCGCCGCGTTGTGCCATTAGATTCATGAACCACCAGGGTCACCTCTTGCTGCGGCTGTATGTCGCCGTCTAATCCTTCGAGATCAAAAATCTCGCTGCCAATAATCCCCAACGCTCCGGCCGAGTCCGTACCAAGAAATTGCAATGGCAAGACGCCCATACCAATAAGATTGGCGCGATGAATGCGCTCAAAGCTGCGGGCGATAACGGCTTTAACACCGAGCAGTTGCGTGCCCTTCGCTGCCCAGTCGCGGGATGAGCCAGTGCCATACTCTTCGCCGGCAAAAATAACCGTGGGCACGCCGTCCGCCATGTAGCGCATGGCGGCATCGAAAATGAACACTTGCTCACCCGAGGGTTGATGCAGCGTCAAGCCGCCTTCCTCGCGCGCGCCATCGGCTTTGAGCGGCAGCATCAGATTTTTGATGCGCACATTGGCAAAGGTGCCGCGCACCATCACGTCGTGGTTGCCGCGCCGCGAGCCATACGAATTAAAGTCGGCGCTGGCAACACGGTGATCCAGCAACCATTGCCCGGCAGGGGACGTCGCGCTGATCGAACCGGCAGGTGAGATGTGGTCGGTCGTCACCGAATCGCCAAAAATAGCCAGCGCGCGCGCATTGCGCAGCACAGCCGGCGCAACGGGCGACATGCCGAAGTCGCTAAAGAAAGGCGGCTTGGCGATATAGGTCGACGTGGGCCACGCATACACCTGCCCCCTGCTGGAATTAATCGCATTCCATAACACATGATCTTTCGTGAGGTCGGCATATAGCCGACGAAAAGTGGCCGGATTCATCGCGGTCTGCATGCAGGCCTCAATCTCGCGGCTTGATGGCCAGAGATCACGCAACCAGACAGCATCCCCATTTTTTCCATAACCGATGGGCTCGGTCAACGGATCTTTCTGCAGCGTGCCCAGCAGCGCATACAGCACAACCAGCGGTGGCGAGGCAAGAAAGTTGGCGCGGATGTTGGGATGAATACGCGCTTCAAAGTTGCGATTGCCCGACAGCACCGCCGCACCAATCAAATCGTTCTTTACCACCGCATCTTCTATTGGTGCCGCCAGTGGCCCGGAATTACCAATGCAGGTGGTGCAGCCATAGCCTGCTACGTTAAAGCCCAGCTGTTCGAGATACGGCAACAAGCCGGACTGCGTCAGATATTCAGTGACCACGCGCGAGCCGGGGGCAAGCGATGTCTTGACGTGCGGGCCGACACTTAAGCCACTTTCCACCGCTTTTTTGGCCAGCAGACCAGCCGCGATCATCACGCTGGGGTTGGAGGTGTTGGTACAGGAAGTGATGGCGGCAATCAACACGTCGCCATTGCCCACGTCCAAACCATCCTGGCTTTTAAAGCGCTTCGCCAGATCGGCGGGGTTGCGGGCAAACCCATTGTCGGCCGCAGGTTTGGCGAAGGTCTCGGCAAACGCCGTTTTGGCCTGGCTTAGCGGAATTCGATCCTGCGGCCGCTTGGGGCCTGCCAGCGCAGGCACAACGCCGGCAAGATCCAGGCTCAGCGTGCTTGAATAATCGATGTCGCCGCGTTTGGGGATGCCGAATAATCCCTGTGCCTTGAAATAGTTTTCGAAACGGGTCACTTCGGCATCGCTCCGCCCGGTGCCTTTCAAATAAGCGACAGTCAAATCGTCGACAGGAAAGAAGCCCATGGTGGCGCCATATTCAGGCGCCATATTAGCGAGCGTTGCGCGATCAGTCAGCGACAAATGCGTTGCGCCTTCACCAAAAAATTCGATGAATTTGCCAACGACTTTTTCCTTGCGCAGCATTTCGGTAATGGTCAGCACCAGATCGGTCGCAGTAACGCCTTCCGGCAATTTGCCTTGCAGCTCGACGCCAACCACATCCGGCGTCAGAAAATATACCGGCTGGCCGAGCATGCCCGCTTCAGCCTCGATGCCACCGACACCCCATGCCACCACACCGGCACCGTTGATCATGGTGGTGTGGCTATCCGTGCCGACCAGCGTATCCGGAAAGCACACGCC contains the following coding sequences:
- the acnA gene encoding aconitate hydratase AcnA — translated: MHHNLFNSYQQFNSAAAEQSGFYNLSALEAAGLGRVSRLPVSIRIVLESVLRNCDGKKVTEAHVRQLAAWQPNAPRVDEIPFVVARILLQDFTGVPLLCDLAAMREVAQQLGHDPKRIEPLVPVDLVVDHSVQVDHYGSKDALRLNMQFEFERNHERYQFMKWGMQAFDTFKVVPPGIGIVHQVNLEYLFRGVQQRDGVCFPDTLVGTDSHTTMINGAGVVAWGVGGIEAEAGMLGQPVYFLTPDVVGVELQGKLPEGVTATDLVLTITEMLRKEKVVGKFIEFFGEGATHLSLTDRATLANMAPEYGATMGFFPVDDLTVAYLKGTGRSDAEVTRFENYFKAQGLFGIPKRGDIDYSSTLSLDLAGVVPALAGPKRPQDRIPLSQAKTAFAETFAKPAADNGFARNPADLAKRFKSQDGLDVGNGDVLIAAITSCTNTSNPSVMIAAGLLAKKAVESGLSVGPHVKTSLAPGSRVVTEYLTQSGLLPYLEQLGFNVAGYGCTTCIGNSGPLAAPIEDAVVKNDLIGAAVLSGNRNFEARIHPNIRANFLASPPLVVLYALLGTLQKDPLTEPIGYGKNGDAVWLRDLWPSSREIEACMQTAMNPATFRRLYADLTKDHVLWNAINSSRGQVYAWPTSTYIAKPPFFSDFGMSPVAPAVLRNARALAIFGDSVTTDHISPAGSISATSPAGQWLLDHRVASADFNSYGSRRGNHDVMVRGTFANVRIKNLMLPLKADGAREEGGLTLHQPSGEQVFIFDAAMRYMADGVPTVIFAGEEYGTGSSRDWAAKGTQLLGVKAVIARSFERIHRANLIGMGVLPLQFLGTDSAGALGIIGSEIFDLEGLDGDIQPQQEVTLVVHESNGTTRRIALRLRIDTPIEVDYYRHGGILPFVLRQLLSA
- a CDS encoding M48 family metalloprotease; this encodes MKFRTGLSVVTLVFLAACANVRNPVTGQYEHTVMDERSELQEGQKAHQEVLKEYRALDNPPLQAYVNSVGQRLAKASHRGNLEWHFTVLDSPEVNAFALPGGYVYITRGILAYLNDEAELAGVLGHEIGHVAARHASQRATRQQAAGVGVLLANVLGAVLESKGYGGAGDLTNQVSQITAAGYIASYSREQESQADQLGAEYLARNHYDSARMIDVIRMLKNQAQFAADMARKEGRPVPPQADWLASHPSNDQRLDDIRQTALLHQDPHAENGRERYLKAIDSIPFGESREEGVTRGQQFFHEPLGFALTAPAGWRIKNTSEALIMTNGAGDAALIMRTVPADAGATHADILRTIFNPINGRTTQTTINGFAATSFVGTARVKDGAQEGSQQVDATLVTGPDKHPYLFLHAAKSADVLQRERETLLAAEKTFRAINDKDRSLARPWRLCLAALPQGGLAQLAKRSPTTLPHSEAQLRLMNGVYPDGVITPGAQVKVVE
- a CDS encoding transposase, which codes for MPRRPRIHLDGIPLHILWRGHNCEPCFLGEEDYQAYLYWLGEALRKEHCALHAYALMTNHVHLLITPQQAEAVPRLITRCKIKGSGSN
- a CDS encoding BrnA antitoxin family protein, whose translation is MKRTSTTKTPVISDDAPKLGQKDFDRAKFRVAGKDIGRTGWQAAVRARVEKKRINIMLDTPIVAHFKSLAGERGYQTLINDTLRRAVEGEHIEADLRRIVREELDKAAN
- a CDS encoding BrnT family toxin, which gives rise to MRFTWSESKRKANLKKHGLDFADVEQVFSGPMVLIEDNRKHYGEQRMIGVGLLKVMVVVVVHVESDDQIRIISMRKADSDETDLYYQNAGYF